One segment of Synechococcus sp. A15-24 DNA contains the following:
- a CDS encoding carbohydrate ABC transporter permease, which yields MRHAVRSAVQLMLLIALALLVLVPLLWLVSTSLKGPTEDIFSSPPALLPAQPSLEAYRRLFQDNPLSTYLINSTVVSVLAVGANLLFCSLAAYPLARMRFAGRGLVLGLVVATILIPFQVVMIPLYLLMVQLGLRNTLLALIIPQAATAFGLYLLRQSFLGVPKELEEAARIDGCSRLGEWWNVMIPAARADLITLAMFVFIGTWSDFLWPLVILDDPTLYTLPLGLQQLSSSFSLDWRIVAAGSVVSILPVLVLFILLQQFILPNASGDAVKG from the coding sequence ATGCGTCACGCGGTACGGAGCGCTGTCCAGCTGATGTTGTTGATCGCGCTGGCACTCCTGGTGCTGGTGCCGTTGCTCTGGCTGGTGAGCACGTCGTTGAAGGGGCCCACCGAAGATATTTTCAGCAGTCCGCCAGCCCTTCTGCCCGCCCAACCCAGCCTTGAGGCTTACCGCAGGCTGTTTCAGGACAATCCTCTCAGCACATATCTGATCAACAGCACGGTGGTGAGTGTCCTGGCGGTCGGGGCCAATCTGCTGTTCTGTTCCTTGGCGGCTTATCCCCTGGCCAGGATGCGTTTCGCAGGCCGTGGCCTGGTGTTGGGTCTGGTGGTGGCCACCATCCTGATTCCCTTCCAGGTGGTGATGATCCCGCTGTATCTGCTGATGGTTCAGCTGGGTCTGCGCAACACGCTGTTGGCGCTGATCATCCCTCAGGCCGCCACGGCCTTTGGTCTTTACCTTCTTCGTCAGAGCTTTCTGGGGGTTCCCAAGGAGCTGGAGGAGGCGGCCCGCATCGATGGTTGCAGCCGGTTAGGGGAATGGTGGAACGTGATGATCCCAGCGGCCCGTGCTGATCTGATCACCCTGGCCATGTTTGTGTTCATCGGCACCTGGAGTGATTTCCTCTGGCCGTTGGTGATTCTCGACGATCCAACGCTCTACACACTTCCCCTGGGGTTGCAGCAACTGTCCAGCAGCTTCTCCCTGGACTGGCGGATTGTGGCGGCTGGCTCCGTGGTCTCGATCCTTCCTGTTCTCGTGCTGTTCATCCTGTTGCAGCAGTTCATCCTGCCGAATGCAAGCGGCGATGCCGTGAAGGGCTGA
- a CDS encoding MTH1187 family thiamine-binding protein → MRSAGLKAVDSWLSVDLCVVPLGVGVSLSPYIATCQRVIQSTGLVHELGPNGTAIEGPWDDVMECVRACHDALHGMGVPRIYTTLKLNTRIDRHQVFHEKVETVRRELDA, encoded by the coding sequence ATGAGATCCGCAGGACTGAAGGCTGTGGATTCCTGGCTCAGCGTCGACCTTTGCGTGGTTCCTCTCGGCGTTGGGGTGAGCTTGTCCCCTTACATCGCCACTTGTCAGCGGGTGATCCAGTCGACCGGGCTCGTCCATGAGCTGGGTCCCAACGGCACGGCAATCGAAGGTCCCTGGGATGACGTCATGGAGTGCGTTCGGGCTTGTCACGATGCCTTGCATGGCATGGGTGTGCCGCGGATCTACACCACGCTGAAGCTGAACACCCGCATCGATCGGCATCAGGTGTTCCATGAGAAGGTTGAGACGGTGCGTCGAGAACTCGACGCCTGA
- a CDS encoding HDIG domain-containing metalloprotein — protein sequence MVRFNGVSKLWRRWLRHQRPAGRLLRWSALQSSLVLLLCLVVAGASSLPWLLKPDLQPGVLAPFNAIAPKDALVQDSTALEQRRSTLVARSVVQVLDAEQTQALKLRLERQLSELQQVSESGSAARVGPVNLSTDEQIWLEQRSDQDRLAWDNGVRQAAQRMLSQGLVSTLAVDQLREAADLQLQGDAIDNPAARSVAGKLLVSSLQGSSNLRTDPNLSKQLIEEQLTKQGIPTIDVRKGDLITRKGEPISPQAYDVLDFFGKVKREPQPLIWLGRFLEALFACGVMLLVMRRERPGLEVRHALLALGLLLLAQLAKLWFQSTVSPLAVLVPPTLILTEGLGTGCGLAWMAIAALIWPLPVNGLGHGRLLIAVAVSTTGGVIAGRQRSRGQLLQLAVLLPLGALVSQWVLLQLQPFTGWRLWGSLNPGLDELSTDALLLGLLLMLSLLMIPMLEGSFGLLTRARLLELADQERPLLRRLSSEAPGTFEHTLMICGLAEEGARAINADVNLIRTGSLYHDVGKLHAPDWFIENQKDGPNPHDALNDPEQSAAILQAHVDEGLKLAKRHRLPRPITDFIPEHQGTLKMGFFLHKARQINPNIEEKRFRYHGPSPRSKETGILMLADGCEAALRSLPPDTSEAEAKDTVRRIVESRQQDGQLRKSGLSRSEVELVVQAFVKVWRRMRHRRIPYPIPARPRHSA from the coding sequence TTGGTTCGCTTCAACGGCGTGAGCAAGTTGTGGAGACGCTGGCTGCGTCATCAACGTCCAGCTGGGCGACTGCTGCGCTGGTCTGCCCTTCAATCCAGCCTGGTACTGCTGCTCTGCCTGGTTGTTGCGGGCGCGTCAAGCCTTCCCTGGCTGCTGAAACCCGATCTTCAACCGGGTGTGCTGGCTCCCTTCAACGCCATTGCACCAAAGGATGCCCTGGTGCAGGACAGTACAGCCCTTGAGCAACGCCGCTCCACCCTCGTGGCCCGCTCCGTGGTTCAGGTGCTTGATGCAGAGCAGACGCAAGCCCTGAAGCTCAGGCTGGAACGTCAGCTCAGTGAGCTGCAACAGGTGAGCGAAAGCGGCTCGGCCGCCAGGGTCGGTCCCGTCAATCTCAGCACAGACGAACAGATCTGGCTGGAGCAACGCAGCGATCAAGACCGTCTCGCCTGGGACAACGGTGTCCGGCAGGCCGCACAACGCATGCTCAGTCAGGGACTGGTGAGCACCCTTGCGGTGGATCAGCTTCGTGAGGCTGCCGATCTTCAGCTGCAGGGTGATGCCATCGACAACCCTGCCGCCCGCTCCGTAGCCGGAAAGCTGCTTGTGAGCAGCCTTCAGGGCAGCAGCAACCTTCGAACCGATCCCAACCTCAGCAAACAGCTGATCGAAGAGCAGCTGACCAAACAGGGGATCCCCACCATCGACGTACGCAAAGGAGATCTCATCACACGAAAGGGCGAACCGATCAGCCCTCAGGCCTACGACGTTCTTGACTTTTTCGGAAAAGTGAAGCGAGAACCCCAGCCCCTGATCTGGCTGGGTCGTTTTCTGGAAGCCCTCTTTGCCTGCGGCGTGATGCTGTTGGTGATGCGACGGGAACGACCGGGACTTGAAGTTCGCCATGCATTGCTGGCTCTGGGACTGCTGCTGCTGGCTCAGTTGGCCAAGCTTTGGTTCCAATCCACGGTCAGTCCCCTAGCGGTGTTGGTCCCGCCCACCCTGATCCTGACCGAAGGACTGGGAACGGGCTGTGGCTTGGCTTGGATGGCCATCGCAGCTCTGATCTGGCCACTGCCGGTGAATGGATTGGGCCATGGCCGACTGTTGATCGCTGTCGCTGTGTCCACTACGGGGGGTGTCATTGCGGGGCGTCAGCGCAGCCGGGGGCAGTTGCTTCAGCTCGCTGTTCTGTTGCCACTCGGCGCCCTGGTGTCGCAGTGGGTGCTGCTCCAGCTGCAACCCTTCACGGGTTGGCGGCTATGGGGATCACTTAATCCTGGACTGGATGAACTGAGCACGGATGCCTTGCTGCTGGGTCTCCTGCTGATGCTGTCTCTTTTGATGATTCCGATGTTGGAGGGATCCTTCGGCTTGTTGACCCGTGCTCGTTTATTGGAATTGGCGGATCAGGAGCGTCCTCTGCTGCGGCGCTTGTCCAGTGAAGCTCCTGGCACCTTCGAGCACACCTTGATGATCTGCGGCCTCGCAGAAGAAGGGGCTCGTGCCATCAATGCCGATGTCAATCTGATTCGAACGGGCTCCTTATATCACGATGTCGGCAAGCTCCACGCTCCCGATTGGTTCATCGAAAACCAGAAAGATGGTCCCAATCCCCATGACGCCCTCAACGATCCGGAGCAGAGCGCGGCGATTCTCCAAGCCCACGTGGATGAAGGTTTGAAGCTAGCCAAACGCCATCGACTTCCTCGGCCGATTACAGATTTCATTCCGGAGCATCAAGGGACCTTGAAGATGGGCTTTTTTCTGCACAAAGCGCGTCAAATCAATCCAAACATTGAAGAGAAACGCTTCCGCTATCACGGCCCATCGCCACGCTCCAAGGAAACAGGAATCCTGATGCTGGCCGATGGTTGCGAAGCGGCTTTGCGTTCACTACCGCCCGACACATCAGAAGCTGAAGCCAAAGACACGGTGCGCCGCATCGTGGAATCGCGGCAGCAGGATGGACAACTTCGCAAAAGCGGATTGTCTCGCTCTGAAGTTGAGCTCGTGGTCCAGGCATTCGTGAAGGTCTGGCGGCGGATGAGACACCGCCGCATTCCCTATCCCATTCCCGCGAGACCCAGGCATTCAGCCTGA
- the crtE gene encoding geranylgeranyl diphosphate synthase CrtE, translating to MTVAATSPDNTSGLADIFDFKAYLAKAKATVEHALDQSLVPERPESLREAMRYSLLAGGKRLRPILCLAACELAGGDAAQAMPTAVALEMIHTMSLIHDDLPAMDDDDLRRGRPTNHKVYGEAVAILAGDALLTRAFEMVALRSPGVPPERLLKVVGELSLVAGAPGLVGGQVVDLESEGKEVDLETLEYIHLHKTGALLSACVITGAMIGGADDELIAALRVYARGIGLAFQIIDDILDITASSEVLGKTAGKDLIADKTTYPKLLGLEESRKRAADLVQEAKGVLKPWADKAQPLLALADYITSRDR from the coding sequence ATGACCGTCGCGGCGACTTCTCCCGACAACACTTCTGGCCTGGCCGACATCTTTGATTTCAAGGCCTATCTCGCCAAAGCCAAGGCGACGGTGGAGCATGCCCTGGATCAGTCATTGGTGCCGGAGCGGCCGGAGTCGCTCCGTGAAGCCATGCGCTACTCGCTGCTGGCAGGAGGAAAGCGTCTACGGCCGATCCTCTGCCTGGCCGCCTGCGAGCTGGCGGGTGGGGATGCTGCCCAGGCCATGCCAACGGCAGTGGCGCTGGAGATGATTCACACCATGTCGTTGATCCATGACGACCTTCCGGCTATGGATGACGACGACCTGCGGCGTGGACGCCCCACAAACCACAAGGTCTACGGCGAGGCTGTTGCGATCCTTGCCGGTGACGCATTGCTGACCCGTGCCTTTGAGATGGTGGCGCTGCGTAGTCCTGGGGTTCCGCCCGAACGGCTGCTCAAGGTGGTGGGAGAGCTGTCGTTGGTGGCGGGGGCCCCTGGCCTGGTGGGCGGTCAGGTGGTTGATCTGGAAAGCGAGGGCAAGGAGGTTGATCTTGAAACCCTCGAGTACATCCACCTCCACAAAACCGGCGCGTTGTTGAGCGCCTGTGTGATCACCGGCGCGATGATCGGTGGCGCTGATGATGAGCTGATTGCTGCGTTACGGGTCTACGCCCGGGGGATCGGCCTGGCGTTCCAGATCATTGACGACATCCTGGACATCACGGCCAGCAGCGAGGTGCTTGGTAAAACAGCCGGCAAGGACCTGATCGCTGACAAAACGACGTATCCCAAACTTCTCGGGCTCGAGGAATCCCGCAAACGGGCCGCTGATCTGGTGCAGGAGGCCAAAGGGGTGCTCAAGCCATGGGCAGATAAAGCCCAACCGCTGCTAGCCCTGGCGGATTACATCACCAGCCGTGATCGATGA
- a CDS encoding RluA family pseudouridine synthase — MTIVHWDPWFVVVLKPSGLLSQPGRGSHLQDSLITRLQRWSEDHHLVHRLDRDTSGLVLVARGLDSLRRCSALFAARRVNKLYEAEVVGQLQGRGRIDSRLARLDRDPPRYGDHPRGRPSTTLWRVRARQPNSTQLWLRPLTGRSHQLRAHLAGIGHPIVGDPIYGEAMTTPMRLHARALAFEHPFTGRRLRVSTRQEDVPHAS, encoded by the coding sequence CTGACGATCGTGCATTGGGATCCCTGGTTTGTGGTGGTGCTGAAACCGTCGGGGTTGTTGTCGCAACCTGGCCGCGGCTCTCATCTGCAGGATTCTTTGATCACCAGATTGCAGCGTTGGAGTGAAGATCACCATCTGGTGCATCGGCTTGATCGAGACACGTCGGGTTTGGTGCTGGTCGCCCGCGGTCTGGACAGTTTGCGTCGCTGCAGTGCTCTTTTTGCCGCCCGGAGAGTCAACAAGCTCTACGAAGCCGAGGTGGTTGGGCAGCTCCAAGGTCGAGGTCGGATTGATTCGCGTTTGGCTCGCCTGGATCGGGATCCACCTCGCTATGGCGATCATCCCAGGGGGCGACCCTCGACCACACTGTGGAGAGTCCGTGCAAGGCAACCGAACTCAACGCAACTCTGGCTGCGTCCATTGACAGGCCGATCGCATCAGCTGAGGGCCCACTTGGCCGGTATTGGCCATCCAATCGTGGGAGACCCGATTTACGGTGAAGCTATGACGACTCCGATGCGATTGCACGCCCGGGCCCTGGCGTTTGAACACCCATTCACTGGTCGCCGACTGCGGGTGTCCACGCGACAGGAGGATGTTCCCCATGCCAGCTGA
- a CDS encoding SemiSWEET transporter, producing MFPMPAEFIGYAAASLTTLSFFPQAVKTLRSGDTRSISLGMYALFTSGVLLWSLYGLMVADGPVLIANLITLIPAAVVLQRKIAAKHPSS from the coding sequence ATGTTCCCCATGCCAGCTGAATTCATCGGTTACGCAGCAGCGTCCCTCACCACCCTTAGTTTTTTCCCTCAGGCGGTGAAGACCCTTCGCAGTGGTGATACACGCTCGATTTCTCTCGGCATGTACGCCTTGTTCACGTCTGGGGTGCTGTTGTGGTCCCTCTATGGGCTGATGGTCGCGGATGGTCCCGTGCTGATCGCCAACCTGATCACGTTGATCCCAGCGGCTGTTGTTCTTCAGCGCAAGATCGCTGCCAAACATCCTTCATCTTGA
- a CDS encoding TIGR02466 family protein: MADQAIHWLFPTPVLQADLTPTADVALAMDQQLALFDREVFSHPEFSDRNNLTGDLLGKAGLDQLHRLEAFQWLNQQLAVHVDAFLRELLGPNHALEVHIQKAWPVVCARQGGTIEPHTHRNAQLSAVFYVRTEPDNPSGELEFQAADDYFSHVMAIPYRDAAVSGGVFAPQQHRLLLFPSDLRYQVTPYEGRHRVTPSPTTWRSQQPLVRDGKCACPIRWTGSPSASQGRPERIPPVSGSP; encoded by the coding sequence ATGGCAGACCAGGCGATCCACTGGTTGTTTCCCACACCGGTGCTGCAGGCAGATCTCACCCCCACGGCCGATGTCGCTCTGGCCATGGACCAGCAGCTGGCTTTATTCGATCGCGAGGTCTTTTCTCATCCTGAGTTCAGCGATCGCAACAACCTCACCGGCGATCTGCTGGGCAAAGCAGGACTGGATCAATTGCATCGCTTGGAAGCATTCCAGTGGCTGAATCAGCAGCTGGCAGTCCACGTGGATGCATTCCTGAGGGAACTTCTGGGGCCCAATCACGCCCTGGAGGTTCATATCCAGAAAGCATGGCCAGTGGTCTGCGCCCGGCAGGGCGGGACGATTGAGCCCCACACCCATCGCAATGCGCAGCTCAGTGCTGTGTTCTACGTGCGAACGGAGCCCGACAACCCCAGTGGTGAGTTGGAGTTTCAGGCGGCGGACGATTACTTCAGCCACGTGATGGCCATTCCCTATCGGGATGCAGCTGTTTCAGGGGGTGTGTTTGCGCCACAACAGCACCGGCTGCTGCTGTTTCCCTCTGACCTTCGCTATCAGGTCACACCCTATGAAGGGCGTCACCGCGTTACTCCGTCTCCTACGACCTGGCGATCACAACAGCCCCTGGTCAGGGACGGGAAATGCGCATGCCCCATCCGATGGACTGGGTCCCCCTCTGCAAGCCAGGGCCGGCCTGAGAGAATCCCGCCAGTATCGGGCTCTCCATGA
- a CDS encoding Nif11-like leader peptide family natural product precursor, whose translation MSLSQLDQFLSLRESNPLLAQRLASPLELEDFLQLAQEWGFQLTESDVLDAQKRAMDQGSASSLQRAQAEESRRLRNFIHG comes from the coding sequence ATGTCCCTGTCGCAGCTCGACCAGTTCCTGTCGCTTCGTGAGTCGAACCCTCTGCTGGCGCAGCGGCTGGCCTCACCGCTTGAGCTTGAGGACTTTTTGCAACTCGCCCAAGAGTGGGGGTTTCAGCTGACGGAATCCGACGTGCTGGATGCCCAGAAACGGGCGATGGATCAGGGCAGTGCATCGTCGCTGCAACGGGCGCAAGCGGAAGAATCCAGACGGTTGCGCAACTTCATTCATGGATGA
- a CDS encoding 2-isopropylmalate synthase gives MAKDPGRVLIFDTTLRDGEQSPGASLNLEEKLAIAQQLARLGVDVIEAGFPFASAGDFAAVQRIAQQVGGENGPIICGLARASQKDIKACAEAVAPAPRRRIHTFIATSDIHLEHKLRKSRSEVLEIVPEMVSYARSLVDDIEFSCEDAGRSDPEFLYEVIEAAIAAGATTINIPDTVGYTTPSEFGDLIAGINRHVPNIGEAVLSVHGHNDLGLAVANFLEAVKNGARQLECTINGIGERAGNASLEELVMALHVRRRYFNPFFDRDQDSPTPLTAVRTEELTKTSRLVSNLTGMVVQPNKAIVGANAFAHESGIHQDGVLKNRLTYEIIDAKTVGLSDNRISLGKLSGRSAVRARLEELGYDLTREDLDEAFARFKDLADRKREITDRDLEAIVSEQVQQPEARYQLQLVQVSCGTRLKPTATVTLSEENGPEQTVSAVGTGPVDAVCRALNQLAGVPNELIEFSVKSVTEGIDAMGEVTIRLRRDGSLYSGHAADTDVVVAAAMAFINALNRLVAAQEHQPLHPQRDAVVLDARPTL, from the coding sequence ATGGCCAAGGACCCAGGTCGTGTCTTGATTTTCGACACCACCCTGCGGGATGGTGAGCAGTCTCCCGGGGCCAGCCTCAACCTGGAGGAAAAGCTGGCAATCGCTCAGCAGCTGGCCCGTCTTGGCGTGGATGTCATTGAGGCCGGATTTCCCTTTGCCAGTGCAGGGGACTTCGCTGCTGTGCAGCGCATTGCCCAGCAGGTTGGGGGCGAGAACGGTCCCATCATCTGCGGGCTGGCCCGTGCATCGCAGAAGGACATCAAGGCTTGCGCCGAGGCCGTCGCACCGGCACCGCGTCGCCGGATCCACACCTTCATCGCCACCAGCGATATCCATCTCGAGCACAAATTGCGTAAGAGCCGCAGTGAGGTTCTTGAGATCGTTCCCGAGATGGTCAGCTATGCCCGCTCCTTGGTGGACGACATTGAATTTTCCTGTGAAGACGCCGGCCGCAGCGACCCGGAGTTCCTCTACGAGGTGATCGAGGCGGCGATTGCCGCTGGCGCCACCACGATCAACATTCCAGACACCGTCGGCTACACCACCCCAAGCGAATTTGGCGATCTGATTGCTGGCATCAATCGCCATGTCCCCAACATTGGAGAAGCGGTTCTCTCCGTTCATGGCCACAACGATCTGGGCCTGGCTGTGGCGAACTTCCTGGAGGCGGTCAAGAACGGCGCCCGTCAGCTGGAATGCACCATTAATGGCATCGGCGAGCGAGCGGGCAATGCCTCTCTTGAGGAATTGGTGATGGCTTTGCACGTGCGCCGTCGTTACTTCAATCCGTTTTTCGACCGCGATCAGGACAGTCCCACTCCCCTCACGGCGGTTCGCACCGAGGAACTCACCAAGACCTCGCGATTGGTGTCCAACCTCACGGGCATGGTGGTTCAGCCCAACAAGGCCATCGTTGGTGCCAATGCCTTTGCCCATGAATCGGGCATTCACCAGGACGGCGTGCTGAAAAACCGCCTCACCTACGAAATCATTGATGCCAAGACCGTTGGTCTGAGCGACAACAGAATTTCACTGGGCAAGCTCAGCGGCCGTAGTGCAGTGAGAGCAAGGCTGGAAGAACTCGGGTACGACCTGACCCGAGAGGATCTGGATGAGGCGTTCGCCCGCTTCAAAGACCTGGCCGATCGCAAACGGGAGATCACCGATCGCGATCTTGAGGCGATTGTCAGCGAACAGGTGCAACAGCCCGAGGCTCGCTATCAGCTCCAGCTGGTGCAGGTGAGTTGCGGAACGCGTTTGAAGCCGACCGCCACCGTCACCCTTTCGGAGGAGAACGGTCCGGAACAAACCGTCTCGGCCGTTGGCACAGGACCGGTGGATGCGGTGTGCCGGGCGTTGAATCAACTGGCGGGAGTGCCCAATGAGCTCATCGAGTTCTCGGTGAAGTCAGTCACCGAGGGCATTGATGCCATGGGTGAAGTGACGATTCGCTTGCGTCGTGACGGATCGCTTTATTCAGGCCATGCGGCTGATACCGACGTGGTGGTTGCTGCCGCCATGGCCTTTATCAATGCCTTGAATCGTCTTGTGGCAGCCCAGGAGCACCAGCCTTTGCATCCTCAGCGGGATGCTGTTGTTCTCGACGCTCGGCCGACCCTCTGA
- a CDS encoding divergent PAP2 family protein yields MIESASSHAVLQEFLDNSSLAWGLVACGTAQLSKLVIELIFHRRWRPAVLIETGGMPSSHSSLVTGTAACIGWTLGFDHPLFALAAMVSFVVMYDASGIRRAAGYTAARVNALPVELWPTAHDKPLKESLGHSRLQVLVGSLIGPAVALPGLVLLGSPWYLAASLRAALG; encoded by the coding sequence ATGATTGAGTCCGCTTCATCCCACGCCGTCCTGCAGGAGTTCCTGGACAACAGTTCTCTGGCCTGGGGGTTGGTGGCCTGTGGCACTGCTCAGTTGTCCAAGTTGGTGATCGAATTGATTTTTCATCGCCGCTGGCGTCCGGCGGTGTTGATCGAAACCGGTGGCATGCCCTCCAGCCACTCATCGCTGGTGACCGGTACAGCTGCTTGCATTGGATGGACCCTGGGATTTGACCACCCGCTGTTTGCCCTGGCCGCGATGGTCAGCTTCGTGGTGATGTACGACGCCAGCGGCATCCGGCGTGCGGCGGGCTACACCGCCGCACGGGTCAATGCCCTGCCGGTGGAACTCTGGCCGACAGCCCATGACAAACCGCTGAAGGAAAGCCTCGGCCACAGTCGCCTCCAGGTACTGGTCGGCAGCTTGATCGGTCCTGCGGTGGCCTTGCCGGGGCTGGTGCTGCTGGGCTCGCCCTGGTATTTGGCCGCCAGCCTGCGGGCAGCACTGGGGTGA
- the folD gene encoding bifunctional methylenetetrahydrofolate dehydrogenase/methenyltetrahydrofolate cyclohydrolase FolD, whose protein sequence is MALRLDGKALAATVERRLTSVVGAHSKTVGRPPGLAVLRVGDDPASAVYVANKEKACARVGIASYGAHLAADTPADQVLSTIQSLNADPRVDGILLQLPLPKGLDERPLLEAIDPEKDADGLHTLNLGRLLKGEPGPRSCTPAGVMALLRSNGIDPAGKRAVVIGRSILVGKPMALMLQAANATVTVAHSRTADLAAHTLEAEIVVVAAGRPGMVGAEHVRPGAAVVDVGIHRKPEGGLCGDVVAEEVEPIAAALSPVPGGVGPMTVTMLLVNTVVAWCRRDGIDHELDDLIG, encoded by the coding sequence ATGGCCCTGCGGCTGGATGGCAAAGCGCTGGCAGCAACGGTGGAGCGTCGTCTGACCAGTGTCGTTGGTGCACACTCGAAAACAGTTGGTCGACCACCTGGACTGGCCGTCCTACGGGTTGGTGATGACCCCGCCAGTGCTGTGTATGTCGCCAACAAAGAAAAAGCCTGCGCCCGTGTGGGTATCGCCAGCTATGGAGCGCACCTGGCGGCTGACACACCCGCTGATCAGGTGCTCAGCACGATCCAGTCGCTCAATGCGGATCCTCGCGTCGACGGCATCCTGCTTCAGCTGCCGTTACCGAAGGGGCTGGATGAACGTCCCCTATTGGAGGCCATTGATCCTGAAAAGGATGCCGATGGTCTTCACACCTTGAATCTGGGTCGTTTGTTGAAGGGCGAACCCGGTCCGCGCAGCTGCACACCGGCTGGGGTGATGGCTCTCCTGCGAAGCAATGGCATCGACCCTGCCGGCAAACGGGCCGTGGTCATCGGGCGCAGCATTCTCGTCGGGAAGCCGATGGCGCTGATGTTGCAGGCTGCCAACGCCACCGTCACCGTCGCGCATTCCCGAACCGCTGATCTTGCCGCCCACACCCTTGAGGCCGAGATCGTGGTGGTCGCTGCTGGACGTCCAGGAATGGTTGGGGCAGAGCACGTGCGGCCAGGTGCTGCGGTGGTGGATGTCGGCATTCATCGCAAGCCCGAGGGTGGACTGTGCGGCGATGTTGTGGCGGAGGAGGTGGAACCGATCGCTGCAGCCCTGTCCCCTGTGCCCGGGGGAGTTGGACCGATGACGGTGACCATGCTCCTGGTGAACACCGTGGTGGCCTGGTGCCGACGTGATGGCATCGACCACGAACTGGATGACCTGATCGGCTGA
- a CDS encoding AAA family ATPase translates to MSGEAQLTEDLTDDQRKAAEAFADWLTSPADGTPFVLSGFAGSGKTFLSMRLLRMVEVQGLCWTVVAPTHKAVGVLRQALDLEGLQPTWYPSTIHRLLRLKLKRSADAEVCEPTEQTAMALENLGLVLIDEASMVDSTLLGIALQCAHPFKTRLVFVGDPAQLPPVGEDSSPVFSMQRACAATLEEVVRHQGPVLQLASRLRDGGLPCQNPPALPPICNNSGQVRCLPQKDWLDQARQALRQASLQDNPDAARILCYTNRTLERLVPLARRAIHGDMADQMAVLPGEVLISRAAVMAPASRDGEETGEEPDMVLGSNREVTVRDVTPESCDLMDFGLSPADGAVPVIETLSAQVSAGELELCLRLQPPVGSEARRELDGVMQRLRQQARDAGKQNGRAIWRRYFLLRDAFASLGPAAVLTVHRSQGSSFGEVFVAPDVFRADPSIRQQLCYVAVSRARTGVWLIGGTASSAIERAWRHEFASSLSGP, encoded by the coding sequence GTGAGCGGCGAGGCCCAGCTCACAGAAGATCTCACGGACGATCAGCGCAAGGCTGCCGAGGCTTTCGCTGACTGGCTCACCTCACCAGCCGATGGAACACCCTTCGTGCTGAGCGGTTTTGCTGGCAGCGGCAAGACGTTTCTGTCGATGCGCCTGTTGCGGATGGTGGAGGTGCAGGGGCTGTGCTGGACCGTGGTGGCGCCGACGCATAAAGCGGTGGGCGTTTTGCGCCAGGCCCTGGATCTGGAGGGTCTTCAGCCCACCTGGTACCCCTCCACCATTCACCGGTTGCTGAGGCTAAAGCTGAAACGCTCCGCTGATGCTGAGGTCTGCGAACCAACGGAGCAGACGGCGATGGCCCTGGAGAACCTTGGCCTGGTGCTGATCGATGAGGCCTCCATGGTGGACAGTACGTTGCTGGGCATCGCTCTGCAGTGCGCCCATCCGTTCAAAACGCGGTTGGTTTTTGTCGGTGATCCAGCTCAGCTGCCTCCGGTCGGTGAGGACTCCAGTCCTGTTTTTTCGATGCAACGGGCCTGTGCTGCAACTCTGGAGGAGGTGGTGCGCCACCAGGGGCCGGTGCTGCAGCTCGCCAGCCGTCTGCGGGATGGAGGACTTCCCTGTCAGAACCCGCCCGCGTTGCCTCCGATCTGCAACAACAGTGGTCAAGTGCGCTGTCTGCCCCAGAAAGACTGGCTGGATCAAGCCCGCCAAGCACTTCGGCAGGCCTCTCTTCAGGACAACCCGGATGCCGCCAGGATCCTCTGCTACACCAATCGCACCCTTGAGCGTTTGGTTCCCCTGGCACGGCGGGCCATACATGGGGATATGGCTGATCAGATGGCGGTGCTGCCTGGGGAAGTGTTGATCAGCCGGGCGGCGGTGATGGCGCCAGCCTCAAGGGATGGCGAAGAGACCGGCGAAGAGCCAGACATGGTGCTGGGTTCCAATCGTGAGGTGACTGTCAGGGATGTGACGCCTGAGTCCTGTGACCTGATGGATTTCGGTCTCTCCCCGGCCGATGGAGCAGTCCCGGTGATTGAAACCCTTTCGGCTCAGGTTTCAGCGGGGGAATTGGAGCTCTGTTTGAGACTCCAACCGCCCGTTGGTAGTGAGGCCCGGCGCGAGCTGGATGGCGTGATGCAGCGGCTGCGTCAGCAGGCACGGGACGCGGGCAAACAAAACGGTCGGGCTATCTGGCGGCGTTATTTCCTTCTGCGTGATGCCTTCGCCTCCCTAGGACCGGCGGCGGTGCTGACGGTACATCGCAGTCAGGGCAGCAGTTTCGGAGAGGTCTTTGTGGCCCCGGATGTGTTCCGTGCCGATCCATCCATCCGTCAGCAACTCTGTTACGTCGCGGTCTCGCGAGCTCGAACCGGCGTGTGGCTGATCGGAGGAACGGCCAGCTCTGCCATCGAGCGTGCCTGGCGCCATGAATTCGCATCATCCCTGTCGGGCCCTTGA